A single Pseudomonas putida DNA region contains:
- a CDS encoding recombinase family protein — protein MNAHLYLRASTKDQDANRAKATLELFAAEKGLSIVGVYAENISGTKLNRPELLSLLDIAQSGEVLLVESVDRLSRLSQADWDTLKATIKAKGLRLVVADLPTSHMLVEAKGITGQIMDVINNMLIDLMATMARLDQEKRVERIKQGLEIKRASDPEWKPAGKGRNTAKWKMVKSLMQEHPTMSADNIAKLADCGVATVYRIKRETTTA, from the coding sequence ATGAATGCCCACCTCTACCTCCGAGCATCGACCAAGGACCAAGACGCCAATCGTGCAAAAGCCACCTTGGAACTGTTCGCCGCTGAGAAGGGATTGAGCATCGTTGGTGTGTACGCTGAGAACATCAGTGGCACCAAGCTCAACCGCCCAGAGTTGCTATCCTTGCTCGATATTGCCCAGAGTGGGGAAGTGCTATTGGTCGAGTCTGTAGACCGCCTCAGCCGCCTCTCACAAGCTGACTGGGACACTCTCAAGGCCACCATCAAGGCCAAGGGACTTAGATTGGTAGTGGCTGATCTGCCCACCAGTCATATGCTGGTTGAAGCGAAGGGCATCACTGGCCAGATCATGGATGTGATCAACAACATGTTGATTGACCTCATGGCCACCATGGCACGTCTGGATCAGGAGAAGCGCGTGGAACGCATCAAACAGGGTCTCGAGATCAAGAGGGCTTCTGATCCTGAATGGAAGCCAGCAGGAAAAGGAAGAAACACTGCCAAGTGGAAAATGGTGAAGTCGCTGATGCAGGAGCACCCAACCATGTCTGCTGACAACATCGCCAAGCTGGCTGACTGTGGCGTTGCTACCGTTTACCGGATCAAGCGAGAAACGACAACTGCTTGA
- the xdhA gene encoding xanthine dehydrogenase small subunit — protein MIQFLVNQELRSEHALDPNMTVLQYLREHLGKPGTKEGCASGDCGACTVVVGELVQDEQGEDNLRYRSLNSCLTFVSSLHGKQLISVEGLKHNGQLHSVQQAMADCHGSQCGFCTPGFVMSLFALQKNSQGADLHQAQEALAGNLCRCTGYRPILDAAEQSCRQPCRDQFDAQQAQTIARLKAITPTQTGELNSGDKRCLVPLTVADLADLYSSHPEARLLAGGTDLALEVTQFHKTLPVMIYVGHVAELKRIDKTASHLEIGAATPLTDCYGALNEEYPDFGDLLHRFASLQIRNQGTLGGNIGNASPIGDSPPLLIALDAQVVLRQGERQRVMPLEDYFIDYRITARQDSEFIEKIIVPRASNDWAFRAYKVSKRLDDDISAVCAAFNLSIEDGVVSGVRIAFGGMAAIPKRARACEAALRGKPWNQASIERACQALAEDFTPLSDFRASKEYRLLTAQNLLRKYFIEQQTPYIETRVTDYV, from the coding sequence GTGATCCAGTTTCTCGTCAACCAGGAGCTGCGTAGTGAGCATGCCCTGGACCCGAACATGACGGTGCTGCAGTACCTGCGCGAGCACCTGGGCAAACCCGGCACCAAAGAAGGCTGCGCCAGTGGCGACTGCGGCGCCTGCACCGTGGTGGTCGGCGAGCTTGTCCAGGACGAACAAGGCGAGGACAACCTGCGCTACCGCAGCCTGAACTCCTGCCTGACCTTCGTCTCCTCCTTGCACGGCAAGCAACTGATCAGCGTCGAAGGGCTCAAGCACAACGGGCAGTTGCACAGCGTGCAACAAGCCATGGCCGACTGCCACGGCTCGCAATGCGGCTTCTGCACACCTGGCTTTGTCATGTCGCTGTTCGCCTTGCAGAAGAACAGCCAGGGCGCCGACCTGCATCAGGCCCAGGAAGCCCTGGCCGGCAACCTGTGCCGCTGCACCGGCTACCGCCCGATCCTCGACGCCGCCGAGCAAAGCTGCCGCCAGCCTTGCCGCGACCAGTTCGACGCCCAGCAGGCGCAGACCATCGCCCGCCTCAAGGCCATCACCCCCACCCAGACCGGCGAGCTCAACAGCGGCGACAAGCGCTGCCTGGTGCCGCTGACCGTGGCCGACCTGGCCGACCTGTACAGCTCGCACCCCGAAGCGCGCCTGCTGGCCGGTGGTACCGACCTGGCCCTGGAAGTCACCCAGTTCCACAAGACCCTGCCGGTGATGATCTACGTCGGCCACGTCGCCGAACTCAAACGTATCGACAAGACCGCCAGCCACCTGGAAATCGGCGCTGCCACCCCGCTGACCGACTGTTACGGCGCACTCAACGAGGAGTACCCGGACTTCGGCGACCTGCTGCACCGCTTCGCTTCGCTGCAGATTCGCAACCAGGGCACCCTGGGCGGCAACATCGGCAACGCCTCGCCAATCGGCGACTCGCCGCCCCTGCTGATTGCCCTGGATGCACAGGTGGTCCTGCGCCAGGGCGAGCGCCAGCGGGTGATGCCGCTGGAAGACTACTTCATCGACTACCGCATCACCGCCCGCCAGGACAGTGAGTTCATCGAGAAGATCATCGTGCCACGCGCCAGCAACGACTGGGCCTTCCGTGCCTATAAAGTGTCCAAGCGCCTGGACGACGACATCTCCGCCGTGTGCGCCGCCTTCAACCTGAGCATCGAAGACGGCGTGGTCAGCGGCGTGCGCATCGCCTTCGGCGGCATGGCAGCCATCCCGAAACGCGCCCGCGCCTGCGAAGCGGCCTTGCGCGGCAAACCGTGGAACCAGGCCAGCATCGAGCGTGCCTGCCAGGCCCTGGCCGAAGACTTCACCCCGCTCAGCGACTTCCGCGCCAGCAAGGAGTACCGCTTGCTGACCGCACAGAACCTGCTGCGCAAGTACTTCATCGAACAGCAAACGCCCTACATCGAGACCCGGGTGACCGACTATGTCTAA
- the ligA gene encoding NAD-dependent DNA ligase LigA, translating to MNAETRIHELRAELDQHNYRYYVLDEPSVPDAEYDRLFNELKTLEAEHPHLVTPDSPTQRVGGAALAAFSQVRHEVPMLSLGNAFEEADLREFGRRVVDGLDQPGAVDFSCEPKLDGLAVSLLYRDGQLVQGATRGDGTTGEDISANVRTVRNIPLKLQGEGWPAVLEVRGEVYMSKAGFDRLNAAQAEAGGKTFANPRNAAAGSLRQLDSKITASRPLEFCCYGVGQVSESIGESHIGILEQLKQWGLPISRELRHAAGIEECLAYYRDIGERRNSLPYEIDGVVFKVNSLAAQRELGFRAREPRWAIAHKFPAMEELTEVLDVEFQVGRTGAVTPVARLKPVKVAGVTVSNATLHNMDEIARLGLRIGDTVIIRRAGDVIPQVMQVVLERRPEDARPVEVPTECPVCGSQVERTQLVKRSKGKETTSEGAVYRCVGRLACGAQLKQAIIHYVSRRAMDIDGLGEKSVEQLVDEGLIGSPADLYKLEFDQIVGLEGFAEVSSKKLLDAIEASKRPSLARFIYALGIPDVGEETAKVLARSLGSLARVQQALPQVLTYLPDIGLEVAYEIHNFFEDEHNRKVIEQLLACGMQLQDEGELAAEFAASTTLAGMIAKLDIPSVGPTGAEKLVAKLDSLDKIIAADGIDLRQALAAKQAEAVREFFKEPVNQQLARDIEAQLLAFGMHWSSEKKVAEGLPLAGQTWVLTGSLERFSRDIAKEKLEGLGAKVAGSVSGKTHCVVAGPGAGSKLAKASELGVKVLDEEAFVTFLAGHGITV from the coding sequence ATGAACGCCGAAACCCGAATCCACGAACTGCGCGCCGAGCTCGACCAGCACAACTACCGCTACTACGTGCTCGACGAGCCAAGCGTGCCCGATGCCGAATACGATCGTCTGTTCAATGAACTGAAGACGCTCGAAGCCGAGCACCCGCACCTGGTCACCCCTGATTCGCCTACCCAGCGTGTCGGCGGAGCTGCCTTGGCGGCCTTCAGCCAGGTGCGTCATGAAGTGCCCATGCTCAGCCTGGGCAACGCCTTCGAAGAAGCTGACCTGCGCGAATTCGGCCGCCGCGTGGTCGATGGGCTCGACCAGCCGGGCGCCGTGGATTTCAGCTGCGAACCGAAACTCGATGGCTTGGCAGTGAGCCTGCTGTACCGCGATGGCCAGCTGGTGCAGGGCGCTACCCGTGGCGACGGCACCACTGGCGAAGACATCAGTGCCAATGTGCGCACCGTGCGCAACATCCCGCTGAAGCTGCAGGGCGAAGGCTGGCCCGCCGTGCTTGAAGTGCGTGGCGAGGTGTACATGAGCAAGGCCGGCTTCGACCGCCTCAATGCCGCCCAGGCCGAGGCCGGCGGCAAGACCTTCGCCAACCCACGCAACGCGGCTGCCGGCAGCCTGCGCCAGCTGGACTCGAAGATCACCGCCAGCCGCCCGCTGGAGTTCTGCTGCTACGGTGTCGGGCAGGTGTCCGAGAGCATCGGCGAGAGCCATATCGGCATTCTTGAGCAGCTCAAGCAGTGGGGCCTGCCGATCAGCCGCGAGCTCAGGCATGCGGCCGGTATCGAAGAGTGCCTGGCCTACTACCGCGACATTGGCGAACGGCGCAACAGCTTGCCGTACGAGATCGATGGCGTGGTGTTCAAGGTCAACAGCCTGGCGGCTCAGCGCGAGCTGGGCTTCCGTGCGCGCGAACCGCGCTGGGCCATCGCCCACAAGTTTCCGGCCATGGAAGAGCTTACCGAAGTGCTGGACGTGGAGTTCCAGGTCGGCCGTACCGGCGCGGTCACGCCAGTGGCGCGCCTGAAGCCGGTCAAGGTGGCAGGTGTGACCGTGTCCAACGCCACCCTGCACAACATGGACGAAATCGCCCGGCTGGGCCTGCGCATCGGTGACACAGTGATCATTCGCCGTGCCGGTGACGTGATTCCCCAGGTGATGCAGGTGGTGCTCGAACGCCGCCCCGAAGATGCGCGGCCGGTCGAAGTGCCGACCGAGTGCCCGGTGTGTGGCTCGCAGGTCGAGCGCACTCAGCTGGTCAAGCGCAGCAAGGGCAAAGAAACCACCAGCGAAGGCGCGGTGTATCGCTGCGTCGGCCGTCTGGCCTGTGGTGCCCAGCTCAAGCAGGCAATCATCCACTACGTCTCTCGCCGTGCCATGGACATTGATGGCCTGGGTGAGAAGAGCGTCGAGCAATTGGTGGATGAAGGCCTGATCGGCTCTCCGGCAGACCTGTACAAGTTGGAGTTCGACCAGATCGTCGGCCTTGAAGGTTTCGCCGAGGTTTCCAGCAAGAAACTGCTGGACGCCATCGAGGCCAGCAAGCGCCCGAGCCTTGCGCGCTTCATCTATGCCCTGGGCATCCCGGACGTGGGCGAGGAGACCGCCAAGGTCCTGGCCCGCTCGCTGGGCAGCCTGGCGCGCGTACAGCAGGCGCTGCCGCAGGTGCTGACCTATCTTCCGGATATCGGCCTGGAAGTAGCGTACGAGATCCACAACTTCTTCGAGGACGAGCACAACCGCAAGGTCATCGAGCAGTTGCTGGCCTGCGGCATGCAGTTGCAGGACGAGGGCGAGCTGGCTGCCGAGTTTGCCGCCAGCACTACCCTGGCTGGCATGATCGCCAAGCTCGACATCCCCTCGGTCGGCCCGACAGGTGCGGAAAAGCTGGTGGCCAAGCTCGACAGCCTGGACAAGATCATTGCGGCTGACGGCATCGACCTGCGCCAGGCGCTGGCGGCGAAACAGGCAGAAGCGGTGCGTGAATTCTTCAAGGAGCCGGTCAACCAACAGCTGGCCCGCGACATCGAGGCACAACTGCTGGCCTTCGGTATGCACTGGAGTAGCGAGAAGAAAGTTGCCGAAGGCCTGCCACTGGCCGGCCAGACCTGGGTGCTGACAGGGTCGCTGGAGCGCTTCAGTCGCGACATCGCCAAGGAAAAGCTGGAAGGCCTGGGTGCCAAGGTGGCCGGCTCGGTCTCTGGCAAGACCCACTGTGTGGTCGCAGGCCCGGGTGCCGGCTCCAAGCTGGCCAAGGCCAGTGAGCTTGGTGTTAAGGTGCTGGATGAGGAAGCCTTCGTCACTTTCCTGGCAGGGCATGGCATCACTGTCTGA
- a CDS encoding helix-turn-helix domain-containing protein, producing the protein MQTNQHLRKAFGQRIRELRSSQGFSQEAFADKCGFVRTYMSRIETGTANPSLEAAKVLADGLGLSLSELLQGF; encoded by the coding sequence ATGCAGACAAACCAACACCTACGAAAGGCCTTTGGCCAACGAATCCGCGAACTACGCAGCAGCCAAGGCTTCAGCCAAGAAGCATTCGCTGACAAATGCGGCTTTGTCCGCACCTACATGTCTCGCATTGAGACGGGCACAGCCAACCCCAGCCTTGAAGCTGCGAAGGTGCTTGCCGATGGCCTTGGTCTTTCTCTGTCAGAATTGCTTCAAGGGTTTTGA
- the smc gene encoding chromosome segregation protein SMC, with the protein MRLKCIRLAGFKSFVDPTTVNFPSNMAAVVGPNGCGKSNIIDAVRWVMGESSAKNLRGESMTDVIFNGSTSRKPVSQASIELVFDNSETTLLGEYAAYAEISIRRKVTRDGQNSYYLNGTKCRRRDITDIFLGTGLGPRSYSIIEQGMISKLIEAKPEELRNFIEEAAGISKYKERRRETESRIRRTQENLARLTDLREELERQLERLHRQAQAAEKYREYKAQERQLKARLSALRWRDLDERVRQREAVIGDQDVAHEALVAEQRNADASIERLRDGHHELSERFNQVQGRFYSVAGDIARVEQSIQHGQQRLRQLQDDFKEAERTRQETESHLGHDRTLLATLGEELAMLEPEQELTLAAAEEAAATLEEAELGMHGWQEQWDSFNTRSSEPRRQAEVQQARLQQLEASLERLAERQRKLVEESEQLTVDPQDSSLLELSEQLASSEILLEELQLSEQQVVERLESVREQLQQATQAQQQQQGDLQRLGGRLASLEALQQAALEPGIGAADWLREQGLEQRPRLAEGLRVEPGWELAVETVLGADLQAVLLDDFAGLDFNALEQGELRLLLAAGGGERQPGSLLDKVEGHIDLAPWLGRVQPVEDLAEALARRAALGEGQSLVSRDGYWVGRHFLRVSRGGEAQGGVLARGQEIERLGQEQVELEAALEHQEQQLQVTREQQLELEEQREQLRRRTQEESRQHGEFKASLSAGRARAEQVELRRRRLQEELAELQEQRALEQEQLGEARLVLQEALDLMAQDTEQREQLMARRDTLREGLDRIRQEARQHKDHAHQLAVRLGSLRAQHDSTRQALERLEQQAARLSERQEQLSLNLEEGEAPLEELRLKLEELLERRMSVDEEMRLARLHMDEADRALRDAEKRRTQAEQQAQLLRGQLEQMRLENQGLDIRRKTLQEQLLADGYDLQGVLATVEADASEQGTEQELEQIEGRIQRLGAINLAAIEEYEQQSERKRYLDAQDADLVEALDTLENVIRKIDKETRNRFKDTFDQINAGLQALFPKVFGGGSAYLELTGEDLLDTGVTIMARPPGKKNSTIHLLSGGEKALTALALVFAIFKLNPAPFCMLDEVDAPLDDANVGRYARLVKEMSESVQFIYITHNKIAMEMADQLMGVTMHEPGCSRLVAVDVEEALAMVDA; encoded by the coding sequence ATGCGCCTGAAGTGCATTCGCCTGGCCGGGTTCAAGTCGTTCGTCGATCCCACCACGGTCAACTTCCCCAGCAACATGGCGGCCGTCGTCGGCCCCAATGGCTGCGGCAAGTCCAACATCATCGACGCGGTGCGCTGGGTGATGGGCGAGAGTTCGGCGAAGAACCTGCGTGGCGAGTCGATGACCGATGTCATCTTCAACGGCTCCACCAGCCGCAAGCCGGTGAGCCAGGCCAGCATCGAGCTGGTATTCGACAACAGCGAAACCACCTTGCTCGGCGAGTACGCCGCCTACGCCGAGATTTCCATCCGCCGCAAGGTAACTCGTGACGGGCAGAACAGCTATTACCTGAACGGCACCAAGTGCCGCCGTCGGGACATCACCGACATCTTCCTCGGCACTGGCCTGGGCCCGCGCAGCTACTCGATCATCGAGCAGGGCATGATTTCCAAGCTGATCGAGGCCAAGCCTGAAGAGCTGCGCAACTTCATCGAAGAGGCGGCCGGCATCTCCAAGTACAAGGAGCGCCGCCGCGAGACCGAAAGCCGAATCCGCCGTACCCAGGAGAACCTGGCGCGGCTGACCGACCTGCGCGAAGAGCTGGAGCGTCAGCTCGAACGCCTGCATCGCCAGGCCCAGGCTGCAGAAAAGTACCGCGAATACAAAGCCCAGGAGCGCCAGCTCAAGGCGCGCCTGTCGGCCCTACGTTGGCGCGACCTGGACGAGCGCGTGCGCCAGCGCGAGGCGGTGATCGGTGACCAGGATGTCGCCCATGAGGCGCTGGTTGCCGAGCAGCGTAATGCCGACGCCAGCATCGAGCGCCTGCGCGACGGCCATCACGAGCTGTCGGAGCGCTTCAATCAGGTTCAGGGGCGCTTCTATTCGGTGGCCGGTGATATCGCCCGGGTGGAACAGAGCATCCAGCACGGCCAGCAGCGCCTGCGCCAGTTGCAGGACGACTTCAAGGAAGCCGAGCGTACCCGCCAGGAAACCGAATCGCACCTGGGCCATGACCGCACCCTGCTGGCCACCCTGGGTGAAGAGCTGGCCATGCTCGAGCCGGAGCAGGAGCTGACCCTGGCCGCCGCCGAAGAGGCTGCCGCCACCCTCGAAGAAGCCGAGCTGGGCATGCACGGCTGGCAGGAGCAGTGGGACAGCTTCAACACCCGATCTTCCGAACCTCGGCGTCAGGCCGAAGTGCAGCAAGCGCGCCTGCAGCAGCTGGAAGCCAGCCTGGAGCGCCTGGCCGAACGCCAACGCAAGCTGGTCGAGGAAAGCGAGCAACTGACGGTAGATCCGCAGGATAGCTCCCTGCTGGAGCTTTCTGAACAACTGGCCAGCAGCGAAATACTGCTCGAAGAGTTGCAGTTGTCGGAGCAGCAGGTGGTCGAGCGCCTGGAAAGCGTGCGCGAGCAACTGCAGCAGGCGACCCAGGCCCAGCAACAGCAGCAGGGCGACCTGCAGCGCCTCGGCGGCCGCCTGGCCTCGCTGGAGGCGCTGCAGCAGGCCGCGCTGGAGCCGGGCATCGGTGCTGCCGATTGGCTGCGCGAACAAGGGCTGGAGCAGCGCCCGCGCCTGGCTGAGGGGCTGCGCGTGGAGCCGGGTTGGGAGCTGGCGGTGGAAACCGTGCTGGGTGCCGATTTGCAGGCTGTGCTGCTGGACGATTTTGCCGGCCTGGATTTCAACGCCCTGGAGCAGGGCGAGCTGCGCCTGTTACTGGCGGCCGGGGGTGGTGAGCGTCAGCCCGGCAGCCTGCTCGACAAGGTCGAAGGGCACATCGATCTGGCCCCGTGGCTGGGCCGGGTGCAGCCGGTCGAAGACCTCGCCGAAGCCTTGGCAAGGCGCGCAGCGCTGGGGGAAGGGCAGAGCCTGGTGAGCCGCGATGGCTACTGGGTTGGCCGCCATTTCCTGCGCGTCAGCCGGGGTGGCGAAGCCCAGGGTGGCGTGCTGGCTCGCGGCCAGGAAATCGAACGCCTGGGCCAGGAGCAGGTGGAGCTTGAAGCAGCGCTGGAGCATCAGGAGCAGCAGCTTCAGGTAACCCGCGAGCAGCAGCTAGAGCTGGAGGAGCAGCGTGAGCAGCTGCGCCGCCGCACCCAGGAAGAAAGCCGCCAGCACGGCGAGTTCAAGGCCAGCCTGTCCGCTGGCCGTGCCCGTGCCGAGCAGGTCGAGCTACGCCGCCGCCGGCTGCAGGAAGAACTGGCCGAGCTTCAGGAACAACGTGCCCTGGAGCAGGAGCAACTGGGCGAGGCGCGCCTGGTGCTGCAGGAGGCTCTGGACCTGATGGCCCAGGATACCGAGCAGCGCGAGCAGTTGATGGCGCGCCGCGACACCTTGCGCGAAGGCCTTGATCGCATTCGCCAGGAAGCCCGTCAGCACAAGGATCACGCCCACCAGTTGGCAGTGCGCCTGGGTTCGCTGCGTGCTCAGCACGACTCCACCCGCCAGGCCTTGGAGCGTCTGGAGCAGCAGGCCGCACGCCTGAGCGAGCGCCAGGAGCAACTGAGCCTGAACCTGGAAGAGGGTGAGGCGCCGCTCGAAGAGCTGCGCCTGAAGCTCGAAGAGCTGCTGGAGCGGCGCATGAGCGTCGACGAGGAAATGCGCCTGGCGCGGCTGCACATGGATGAAGCCGACCGCGCATTGCGCGACGCCGAAAAGCGCCGCACCCAGGCCGAACAGCAAGCCCAGCTGCTGCGTGGCCAGCTGGAGCAGATGCGCCTGGAAAACCAGGGCCTGGACATCCGCCGCAAGACCTTGCAGGAACAATTGCTGGCCGACGGCTACGATTTGCAGGGTGTGCTCGCCACTGTCGAGGCGGATGCCAGCGAGCAGGGCACCGAGCAGGAACTGGAGCAGATCGAAGGGCGCATTCAGCGCCTGGGTGCGATCAACCTGGCGGCCATCGAGGAATACGAGCAGCAGTCCGAGCGCAAGCGTTACCTGGACGCCCAGGATGCCGACCTGGTCGAAGCCCTGGATACCCTGGAAAACGTCATTCGCAAGATCGACAAGGAGACCCGCAACCGCTTCAAGGATACCTTTGATCAGATAAATGCCGGATTACAGGCACTTTTTCCAAAAGTTTTCGGTGGCGGCAGCGCTTATCTGGAACTGACGGGCGAAGATCTACTCGATACAGGGGTGACGATCATGGCGCGTCCGCCGGGCAAGAAGAACAGCACCATCCATCTGCTGTCCGGCGGCGAGAAGGCACTGACCGCGTTGGCGCTGGTGTTTGCCATCTTCAAGTTGAACCCCGCACCGTTCTGCATGCTCGACGAAGTCGATGCGCCGCTGGACGATGCCAACGTCGGGCGCTACGCCCGGCTGGTCAAGGAAATGAGTGAAAGCGTGCAGTTCATCTACATCACCCATAACAAGATTGCCATGGAGATGGCGGACCAATTGATGGGGGTGACCATGCACGAGCCCGGTTGTTCACGTCTTGTTGCAGTTGATGTCGAGGAGGCGCTGGCCATGGTAGACGCCTGA
- a CDS encoding GntR family transcriptional regulator — translation MTFKAPDSLSEQIADYLAERIIRGELAPGERIQEQKVTQALSVSRGSVREALLILERRHLVAILPRRGAHVTQLDERGVRSLCTLMGEFYILLGNAVAQKWRSEGDLRPFLDIQQRLRQAREQQDIKVFVADSFAVMRAAYPFADNPYLQETVENLQPAMSRAYYLALDQRQANMDDYLDLFARLLEAVVARDLPRIREVLTAYGQRSCELVLAALARG, via the coding sequence ATGACGTTCAAGGCGCCGGACAGCCTCTCCGAGCAGATTGCCGACTACCTGGCCGAACGCATCATTCGCGGCGAGCTTGCGCCCGGTGAGCGGATCCAGGAGCAGAAGGTCACCCAGGCCCTCAGTGTCAGCCGTGGCTCGGTGCGCGAAGCGTTGTTGATCCTCGAACGTCGCCATCTGGTGGCGATCCTGCCGCGTCGTGGCGCCCATGTGACCCAACTGGACGAGCGCGGCGTACGCAGCCTGTGCACCCTGATGGGCGAGTTCTACATCCTGCTGGGCAATGCGGTTGCGCAAAAATGGCGCAGCGAGGGCGACCTGCGCCCGTTCCTGGACATCCAGCAGCGCTTGCGCCAGGCCCGCGAGCAGCAGGACATCAAGGTCTTCGTCGCCGACAGCTTCGCGGTGATGCGCGCTGCCTACCCGTTCGCAGACAACCCTTACCTGCAGGAAACGGTCGAGAACCTGCAGCCGGCCATGAGCCGTGCCTACTACCTGGCCCTGGATCAGCGCCAGGCCAACATGGACGACTACCTTGACCTGTTCGCCCGCCTGCTCGAAGCCGTGGTTGCCCGCGACCTGCCGCGCATCCGCGAGGTACTCACCGCCTATGGCCAGCGCAGCTGCGAACTGGTGCTGGCGGCGCTGGCCCGGGGCTGA
- the zipA gene encoding cell division protein ZipA, translated as MEIGLREWLIVIGVIVIAGILFDGWRRMRGGKGKLKFRLDRSYSNLPDEEGSAEVLGPSRVLDTQKEPELDEADLPSLSAPAREREREREPKPAKASKRGKRAVEAQQQGDLNLAAEPREPDLFADADEEFVADNTRSSGFAATGNAAKELPLVEEVLVISVISRDEGGFKGPALLQNILESGLRFGEMDIFHRHESMAGHGEVLFSMANAVKPGIFDLDDIDHFSTRAVSFFLGLPGPRHPKQAFDVMVAAARKLAHELNGELKDDQRSVLTAQTIEHYRQRIVEFERRALTQKR; from the coding sequence ATGGAAATCGGTCTGCGCGAGTGGCTGATCGTCATCGGCGTCATTGTCATCGCCGGTATTCTTTTCGACGGCTGGCGCCGCATGCGCGGCGGAAAAGGCAAGCTGAAATTCCGTCTGGATCGCAGTTATTCCAACCTGCCGGACGAGGAGGGCAGCGCTGAAGTGCTCGGCCCGTCGCGGGTGCTGGATACCCAGAAGGAGCCTGAACTGGACGAGGCCGACCTGCCGTCGCTCAGCGCACCGGCGCGTGAGCGCGAACGTGAGCGCGAGCCCAAGCCGGCCAAGGCCAGCAAGCGTGGCAAGCGTGCGGTAGAGGCGCAGCAGCAGGGCGACCTGAACCTGGCCGCCGAACCGCGCGAGCCTGACCTGTTCGCCGATGCCGACGAAGAATTTGTTGCCGACAACACCCGCAGCAGTGGTTTTGCCGCCACCGGCAACGCGGCCAAGGAGCTGCCGCTGGTCGAGGAAGTGCTGGTGATCAGTGTGATTTCCCGCGATGAGGGCGGTTTCAAGGGGCCAGCCCTGCTGCAGAACATCCTCGAAAGCGGCCTGCGTTTTGGCGAGATGGACATCTTCCACCGCCACGAGAGCATGGCGGGTCACGGCGAAGTGCTGTTCTCCATGGCCAACGCAGTCAAGCCGGGCATCTTCGACCTGGATGACATCGACCACTTCAGCACCCGTGCCGTGAGCTTCTTCCTCGGCCTGCCAGGCCCGCGTCATCCGAAGCAGGCCTTCGACGTGATGGTGGCTGCGGCGCGCAAGCTGGCCCATGAGCTCAATGGCGAGCTGAAGGACGACCAGCGCAGCGTGCTGACCGCGCAGACCATCGAGCACTACCGCCAGCGCATCGTCGAGTTCGAGCGCCGTGCGCTGACCCAGAAACGCTGA